In Verrucomicrobiia bacterium, the genomic window GGGACGACCGCCAATGCGGCGGGCATCTATGACCTGGCGGGCGATGGCGCCAAGCTGTTCCTGAACGCGGTGCGGTACATGGCGGGTCTGCCGGATCCGACGCCGACCGAAGTGTCCCTGGGTGCAAGTGTATCGGGGGGACAGCTGACCCTGGTCTGGCCGGAGGCTGGGACGGAGGCCTTCGTATTGCAGGGCACCGGGGCGCTGACGGCTCCCAACTGGCAGGCGGTCGGCGGGTCGCCGACGGTGGAAGGCGGGCAGCGAAGGGTCACCGTGCCGACGGCGGAAGCGGCCCAGTACTTCCGCCTGTTCCGGCCCTAGGCGGGACGGTGCAGAAGGGCGCCGTGAATGGCGCCACGATCGAACGCCCCGGCGAGGCAGCCCCTCGCCGGGGTCTTCGCTTTTCGGGGGCGGAGACTACCCAACGAGGCCGCCGACGAAGATGGCTCCGGCGCGAAGGTCGGCGACCCGCTGGTGGCCTGCCTCGCGTTCGAGGCAGAGATCGCCGGTGTAACCGATCTCGGAAAGCACGGCGAAGAACGTGCGCCAATCGACTTCTCCGGTGCCCACAACCACCTCGTCACCCCAGGTCCCCGGGACCCGGGTGCGGATGGCATCCTTGAGGTGGACCTGTTTCACCCAGGGACCGAGTTGCCGGAGCGCGGCGATGGGGTCGCCCTTGTCGTAGAGGAGCATGTTGGCGGGGTCGAAGTTGACGCCGAGTTCGGGTCTGGCGAAGCGGGTGAGGAACTGCGCGAGGGTTGCCGCGGTCTCCTGGCCGGTTTCGAGTCCGAGGTGAATGCCCCGGGCGGTGAAGAGGTCGGCGACCTGGTGCAGGCGCCGGGAGAGCTTCTCGTACGCCGGATCAGCTTCGTCGTGCGGGAGAAAGCCGGCGTGGAAGGTGACGATCCGGAGACCGAGGCGGGCCGCCAGGTCGGCGGTGAGCTGGATGTTGCGCCAGTTCTCCTCCCAGGTGGCGTCGGGTACGATCCCGCCGGTGCGCTGGATGGACTCGAGGGAGGAGTAGTCCTCGCCCACCGTGCCGAACATGCCGGAGACGAGGCTGCAGCCGGCGTCGCGCAGCCGCTGCGGGGTCTCGCTCCAGACGCCGGGGTCGGCACGGAGCGGATCGAGGGCGATCTGGACCCTCTTGACGCCGGTGTCGAGGAGGCGCTGGACCAGGGTGGCGGGGGTGTCGGGCTGGAGGGACCAGCTGCACACGGCGAGTCGGGAAGCAAGGGACGGCATGGGGAATCAGAGGAGTTTGGAGTCGTCGCGGCGTTCGGCGCGTTGGAGCTGTTTCTTCACCACCTCGATGTGGCGGGTGACCTCGAAGAGGGCGCGGAGAATCTCGCCGCGGGCGGCGGTGTCCTCGACACGGTTGGCAAGCGGATGCATGGCCGTGACGGCGGCGGCAATACGGAGGCACGCCTCGCGGAGTTGTTCGGTGACGGGCGCTTGGGGATCGGAATCCATGCGGGGAAGGGTGGGCCGACCCAAGGGGGAAGACGAGCGTGGAAGGGGGGAGGGGGGAGGGGGAGGGCTGAGACCAGAAATCAGAAACCAGAAACCAGAAACCAGAAACCAGAAACCAGAAACCAGAAACCTGAGACCTGAGACCTGAGGGCTGAGACCTGAGGGCTGAGGGATGAGGGATGAGGCTGAAGGTTGTATTGAGGATTCGCGCTCCGCTACCGGGAGGCGCCGCCGGGAGTCCCCCTAAACCCCTTGGCGTTCGAGGGTTGAATGGGTTGCTCAAAATTCTGGGGAAACTGCTTGCACCCACAACCTGTTGTGCCAATCTCGGTCCCGCTCCCCAACCCAAGGGGTATTTTCCATCGCCAGGCATCGCGATGGGGAGGTGTCCCAATCGGGCGCGGGAGCGGAGGATCGGCCCCCTGGAGGAGGAGTCAACCACGGGTGGGCTATCCATGACGCCAGGAACCCAGCTCCAACCGCCCAGACCCATCCCGCAATGATCGACGCCTCCAGCCCGTTGTCGTCCACCCCCTCCGCCAGCCGTCGTCGCCCGTCGTCCGCGTCCCGCCCGGCGCCCGCCTCCAAGTCTTCCGCGTCCCGCTCCCGCAAGTCGGCGGCCCGCTCTGGACGCCGTTCCCGTCTTGCCATCGAGCGGGTGTTCAGCGACCCGAAGGTGCATCCGTTCGATCAGTTGGAATGGGAACGGCGGATGGCGGAGATCACCGACGATTCGGGCCGCGCCATCTTCCGACAGGACAACGTCGAGGTTCCCAAGGGCTGGTCCCAACTGGCCACCAAGGTCGTCTGCTCGAAGTATTTCTACGGCGACCCCGCCAAGCCCGAACGGGAGGTCTCGGTCCGCCAGTTGATCCACCGGGTCACCCGCACCATCGCCGACTGGGGGGTGAAGGACGGCTATTTCTCCAAGGAGGACGGTGAGACCTTTTACCAGGAACTCACCTGGCTCTGCATCAACCAGTACGGCGCCTTCAACTCGCCCGTCTGGTTCAATGTCGGCCTCTTCCACCAGTACGGCATCGGCAACACCAGCGACCGCGGCAACTGGTTCTTCAACCGCAAGACCGGCCGCACCGAACGCGCCCCCACCCAGTACGAGTATCCCCAGTCCTCCGCCTGTTTCATCCAGTCCGTGGACGACAACATGGAGAGCATCATGCACCTCGCGTACAGCGAGGCCATGCTCTTCAAGTTCGGTTCCGGCACCGGCACCGACCTCACGCCCATCCGCAGTTCGCGCGAAAAACTCTCCGGCGGCGGACGCCCCAGCGGGCCCCTCAGCTTCCTCAAGGTCTATGACCAGGTCGCCAACGTGGTGAAGTCCGGCGGCAAGACCCGCCGCGCCGCCAAGATGAACACCCTCCGCGACTGGCATGGCGACATCGAGGAGTTCATCACCGCCAAGATGCGCGAGGAGAAGAAGGCCTGGGCCCTCATCGAACAGGGCTACGACGGCTCCTTCAACGGCGACGCCTACGGCTCGGTGATGTACCAGAACGAAAACCTCTCGGTCCGCGTCTCCGACGACTTCATGCAGGCCGCCCAGGACGGCCGCGAATGGTGGACCCGCTCCGTCACCACCGGCAAACCGCTCGAAGCCAAGGACGCCTCCCGCCTGCTGGACATGGTGGCCGAGGGCACCTGGGTCTGCGGCGATCCCGGCCTCCAGTACGACGGCGCCATCCAGAAG contains:
- a CDS encoding sugar phosphate isomerase/epimerase, producing MPSLASRLAVCSWSLQPDTPATLVQRLLDTGVKRVQIALDPLRADPGVWSETPQRLRDAGCSLVSGMFGTVGEDYSSLESIQRTGGIVPDATWEENWRNIQLTADLAARLGLRIVTFHAGFLPHDEADPAYEKLSRRLHQVADLFTARGIHLGLETGQETAATLAQFLTRFARPELGVNFDPANMLLYDKGDPIAALRQLGPWVKQVHLKDAIRTRVPGTWGDEVVVGTGEVDWRTFFAVLSEIGYTGDLCLEREAGHQRVADLRAGAIFVGGLVG